One window of Trichoderma breve strain T069 chromosome 3, whole genome shotgun sequence genomic DNA carries:
- a CDS encoding type III restriction enzyme, res subunit domain-containing protein, translating to MPPIKRKAGSSAVQGGLKAGRSSRMSTPGGTTPRSIDSGDEVAEEDDAPLDEELEQDIDKNIDRFSLGRYQKKHHIREPLPHIFGSNDFSYLDLKKDHQNRPLWIDPQKGRIILESFNPLAEQAQDFLITIAEPLSRPTFMHEYALTTHSLYAAVSVGLSPHDIINTLDRFLKTPLPDEIRSFIESCTQSYGKVKLVLKNTKYYVESPDPNMLQMLLKNPRIGPLRVQGTAEITTSAAPKLGNLVIPGTKNAAGAKQANGLQPANGEQAQDGQPAMQGGDVLARLGEEDDDDQEVTHSFEIADKDVETVQKECLNLGFPVLEEYDFRRDEVNATLDIDLKPGTQIRPYQEKSLSKMFGNGRAKSGLIVLPCGAGKTLVGITAACTIKKGVIVLCTSSMSVVQWRNEFLKWSNINPDDIVAFTSDSKNSVFTGSTGIIVTTYSMVTQSRARSYDAEKMMRFLTGREWGLMLLDEVHVVPANIFRKVTSSIKTHSKLGLTATLLREDDKISDLNFLIGPKLFEANWMELSKQGHIARVQCAEVWCPMPTEFYDEYLRAPSRKKNLLYIMNPRKFQACQYLINYHESRGDKIIVFSDNVYALKAYALKLGKAFIYGGTGQAERLQVLENFQHNPQVNTLFLSKIGDTSLDLPEATCLIQISSHYGSRRQEAQRLGRILRAKRRNDEGFNAFFYSLVSKDTQEMYFSSKRQAFLVDQGYAFKVITQLANIEKTPGLAFATATERRELLQKVLVENETMDDEDITDDLFHSGTMGRKKKKGAARRTAGTLGELSGGQDMAYIEQNKKMNGALKKGKGKKESSAFFKKIGRENARRAALG from the coding sequence ATGCCTCCTATCAAGAGAAAGGCAGGCAGCAGCGCCGTGCAGGGAGGGCTCAAGGCTGGCCGGTCCTCGCGCATGTCGACGCCTGGAGGCACGACTCCCCGCAGCATCGATAGTGGCGATGaggtggcggaggaggacgatgcgCCGCTggacgaggagctggagcaggaCATCGACAAGAATATAGATCGCTTCTCACTGGGGCGGTaccagaagaagcatcacATCCGGGAGCCTCTCCCGCACATCTTTGGTAGCAATGATTTCTCGTACCTCGATCTCAAGAAAGATCACCAGAACCGGCCGCTTTGGATTGACCCTCAGAAGGGCAGAATCATCCTCGAGAGCTTCAATCCACTGGCGGAGCAGGCCCAAGACTTCCTCATTACCATTGCCGAGCCCTTGTCGCGCCCGACGTTTATGCATGAATATGCCCTCACCACGCATAGTCTCTACGCCGCGGTTTCCGTTGGCTTGTCGCCTCATGACATAATAAATACCCTCGATCGCTTTCTCAAGACGCCTCTGCCGGACGAGATCCGATCCTTTATCGAGAGCTGCACCCAGAGCTACGGAAAGGTCAAGCTCGTCCTGAAGAACACCAAGTACTACGTCGAGAGTCCAGACCCCAACATGCTACAGATGCTACTCAAGAACCCCAGGATTGGCCCTCTTCGTGTTCAAGGGACAGCAGAAATCACGACATCCGCCGCGCCGAAACTCGGCAACCTGGTCATTCCTGGTACAAAGAATGCTGCGGGTGCCAAGCAGGCGAACGGTTTGCAGCCAGCAAATGGCGAGCAAGCGCAAGACGGCCAACCAGCCATGCAGGGAGGCGACGTGCTCGCTCGACtcggcgaggaagatgacgatgaccaAGAGGTGACGCACTCGTTCGAGATTGCCGATAAAGATGTCGAGACGGTTCAGAAGGAATGTCTCAACCTAGGATTCCCGGTTCTCGAAGAGTACGACTTTAGACGAGATGAAGTCAACGCGACGCTGGATATCGATCTCAAGCCCGGCACCCAGATCCGACCATACCAGGAAAAGAGTCTCAGCAAAATGTTTGGTAACGGCCGTGCCAAGAGTGGCTTGATCGTCTTGCCCTGCGGTGCTGGAAAGACGCTGGTTGGCATTACCGCAGCGTGCACTATCAAGAAGGGTGTCATTGTGCTATGCACGAGTTCCATGTCCGTGGTGCAATGGCGAAACGAGTTTTTGAAGTGGTCCAATATTAATCCAGACGATATTGTCGCCTTCACATCGGACTCCAAAAACAGCGTCTTCACGGGAAGCACCGGTATCATCGTCACAACTTATTCCATGGTTACCCAGTCGAGAGCTCGATCGTACGATGCGGAAAAAATGATGAGGTTTCTTACCGGGCGAGAATGGGGCTTGATGCTCTTAGACGAGGTGCACGTCGTGCCCGCCAACATCTTCCGAAAAGTCACATCTTCCATCAAGACGCACTCTAAGCTGGGTTTAACGGCCACATTGCTCCGAGAGGACGACAAAATCTCTGATCTCAATTTCCTCATTGGGCCAAAGCTATTCGAGGCCAACTGGATGGAGCTGTCCAAGCAAGGCCACATTGCCCGAGTGCAGTGCGCCGAAGTTTGGTGTCCTATGCCCACCGAGTTCTATGACGAGTATCTTCGGGCGCCATCGCGCAAGAAGAACCTGCTCTACATTATGAACCCGCGCAAGTTTCAGGCGTGTCAGTACCTGATTAACTATCACGAATCCAGAGGTGACAAGATTATCGTCTTCTCGGATAACGTGTACGCGCTGAAAGCATACGCGTTAAAGTTGGGTAAGGCCTTCATCTACGGCGGTACTGGCCAGGCAGAACGCCTACAAGTGTTGGAAAACTTTCAACACAACCCGCAAGTCAATACTCTATTCCTATCAAAGATTGGAGACACATCCCTGGACTTGCCAGAGGCTACATGCCTGATTCAGATCTCATCGCATTATGGTTCTCGACGTCAAGAGGCCCAGAGACTGGGTCGTATCCTTCGAGCCAAGCGCAGAAATGACGAGGGTTTCAATGCGTTTTTCTACTCTCTTGTCTCTAAAGATACGCAGGAAATGTACTTTTCCTCGAAGAGACAGGCTTTTTTAGTTGACCAGGGCTATGCTTTCAAGGTGATTACCCAGTTGGCAAACATAGAAAAGACGCCCGGACTGGCATTTGCAACGGCGACTGAGCGTCGTGAGCTGCTACAAAAGGTGCTGGTCGAGAATGAGACgatggacgatgaagataTCACGGACGACCTGTTTCACAGTGGTACAATGGgccgaaagaagaagaaaggagcaGCCCGCCGAACAGCCGGTACACTGGGCGAGCTCAGCGGTGGACAAGATATGGCTTACATTGAgcagaacaagaagatgaatgGCGCTCtcaagaaaggaaaagggaagaaggagagcagCGCATTCTTTAAGAAGATTGGGCGAGAAAATGCCAGGCGAGCTGCCTTGGGTTAG
- a CDS encoding CHY zinc finger domain-containing protein — protein sequence MCKHILNAQVAIRSPCCRKWFDCAECHSEQETHPLKQSMEMTFACKKCKKVFRKDAEEFDESDEYCPHCDNHYVLEAKTPKAALTIEGDDIRMDNRLLKDERVRQEGRRTIFDPTPEADKLG from the exons aTGTG CAAACACATTCTCAACGCCCAAGTCGCCATCCGGTCACCATGCT GCCGGAAATGGTTCGACTGCGCCGAATGCCACTCCGAACAAGAAACCCACCCCCTCAAGCAAAGCATGGAAATGACATTCGCCTGCAAAAAGTGCAAAAAGGTCTTCCGCAAGGACGCCGAGGAGTTCGACGAGAGCGACGAGTACTGCCCGCACTGCGACAACCACTATGTCCTCGAGGCAAAGACCCCCAAGGCCGCCCTGACCATCGAGGGCGACGACATTCGGATGGACAACAGGCTACTCAAGGACGAGAGGGTCCGGCAGGAAGGGCGGAGGACCATCTTCGACCCCACGCCAGAAGCTGACAAGCTTGGCTAA
- a CDS encoding proteasome subunit domain-containing protein — translation MASGYDRALSVFSPDGHVFQVEYAGEAVKRGTCAVGVKGKEVVVLGCEKRSAMKLQDTRITPSKIQVLDHHVALAFAGLNADARILVDKARLEAQSHRLSVEDPVTIEYITKYVAGVQQRYTQAGGVRPFGISTLVVGFDNGSEVPRLYQTEPSGIYSAWKANAIGRSSKTVREFLERNYKEDMDRETTIRLAIKSLLEVVQTGAKNIEIALMAPGAPMELLPTDEIEGYVKEIEQEKQEEAAKKKTGRTPGTGSAAILTRSGDDSAAE, via the exons ATGGCGTCTGGTTACGACAGAGCTCTGTCCG TCTTCAG CCCCGACGGACACGTTTTCCAGGTTGAATATGCCGGCGAAGCTGTGAAGAGAG GAACATGCGCTGTCGGCGTCAAAGGCAAGGAAGTTGTGGTGCTGGGATGTGAGAAGAGGTCTGCGATGAAGCTGCAGGACACAAGAATTACGCCCTCCAAGATCCAGGTCCTGGACCACCACGTCGCCCTGGCCTTTGCCGGCCTGAATGCAGATGCCCGAATCCTCGTCGACAAGGCACGGTTAGAAGCCCAATCGCACCGTCTGTCGGTGGAGGACCCCGTCACGATCGAGTACATTACAAAATACGTTGCCGGTGTGCAGCAGCGCTATACACAGGCCGGAGGTGTCCGACCGTTCGGTATTAGCACCTTGGTGGTTGGATTTGACAATGGAAGCGAGGTGCCCAGATTGTACCAGACCGAGCCCTCTGGTATCTACTCAGCCTG GAAAGCAAATGCCATCGGCCGTTCCAGCAAGACGGTTCGAGAGTTCCTGGAGCGAAACTACAAGGAGGACATGGACCGGGAGACCACCATTCGGCTAGCGATAAAGTCTCTCCTTGAAGTGGTACAGACTGGTGCGAAGAACATTGAGATCGCGCTCATGGCCCCCGGCGCACCTATGGAGCTGCTGCCGACGGACGAGATTGAGGGCTACgtgaaggagattgagcaagagaagcaggaggaggctgccaagaagaagacgggaCGAACACCGGGCACCGGAAGCGCTGCCATCCTGACGAGGAGCGGCGATGACTCTGCTGCTGAATAG
- a CDS encoding fungal zn(2)-Cys(6) binuclear cluster domain-containing protein has translation MVGVPGKYKGCETCRRRRVKCSNERPFCQNCISSGRTCEGYERERVFITGTPETKGRVASHPKKTTPSKKPKASPSPSVKASDEPGSSSSSIFSGPQLFQPLAPLTSAWDDYVRLTPGGQGGTGFPALITALQTNLQSVARLEAAVGGEGGGDGSAAGLLSAIQFPPYAAAELLPVADDAFGMNAQCFVRQKATNSEHDSTESYCAFLFEHDSSGASWRLTAEQMTRLGPHYFASFPNHHFFVRVYRPVAMSIALLSRRDTFLRAPEWTTIPWDQHPKSALDQLFDIILQLPAIFEQMDRIIHLQATLARRTQAQELLHHCLVVEAQFRQWLQEAYRGTEEHPYPFWAEELRSPGGAIPFANAYTFKDGVTGLMFVYYWMAMIPFHRCIEHIHMAIFQPVVDAYPNMWPELPPNLQIDPAHYQDGRELAANICRGLDSALNSTVQPDLLLGPMTVAMDFYRDVNAASQDGVLEILWLDGFKKRLWAKAQAVTSVLQAHKWSEVAKF, from the exons ATGGTTGGTGTTCCGGGCAAGTATAAGGGGTGCGAGACCTGCCGCAGGCGTCGAGTCAAG TGCAGCAATGAGCGTCCATTCTGCCAGAACTGCatcagcagcggcagaaCTTGCGAGGGCTATGAGAGAGAACGAGTTTTCATCACTGGTACGCCCGAGACCAAAGGCCGTGTAGCTTCGCatccgaagaagacgacaccttccaagaagccaaaggccAGCCCTAGCCCCAGTGTCAAGGCTTCGGACGAgcctggcagcagcagcagcagcatcttcagcGGCCCTCAACTCTTTCAACCCCTGGCACCACTTACCTCTGCGTGGGACGACTACGTTCGATTGACACCCGGGGGCCAGGGGGGAACCGGTTTCCCAGCCCTCATCACCGCGCTCCAGACGAATTTGCAAAGCGTGGCGAGACTCGAGGCGGCTGTCGGTGGTGAAGGCGGCGGTGATGGATCCGCCGCGGGACTTTTGAGTGCTATACAGTTTCCTCCCTACGCGGCGGCTGAGTTGCTGCCGGTGGCGGACGATGCCTTCGGTATGAATGCGCAATGTTTTGTGCGCCAAAAGGCCACTAATTCTGAGCATGACTCGACAGAGAGCTATTGCGCGTTTCTATTTGAG CACGATTCGTCCGGCGCATCATGGAGGCTCACGGCCGAACAGATGACCAGACTTGGTCCGCACTATTTCGCCTCTTTTCCGAATCACCACTTCTTCGTGAGGGTATATCGCCCTGTAGCT ATGAGCATTGCTCTCCTGAGCAGACGAGATACCTTTTTGAGAGCACCGGAATGGACCACGATACCATGGGACCAGCATCCGAAATCTGCCCTCGACCAGCTGTTTGACATCATACTTCAACTTCCCGCTATCTTCGAGCAGATGGATCGAATCATCCACCTCCAGGCAACGCTTGCCCGCCGAACACAAGCCCAGGAGCTTTTGCATCATTGTCTGGTTGTCGAAGCGCAATTCCGTCAATGGCTGCAGGAGGCCTACAGAGGAACGGAAGAGCACCCGTACCCATTCTGGGCCGAGGAGCTCAGGAGCCCCGGCGGCGCCATCCCTTTTGCGAACGCATATACCTTCAAGGACGGAGTCACTGGCTTGATGTTCGTCTATTACTGGATGGCCATGATCCCATTCCACCGCTGCATCGAGCATATTCACATGGCCATTTTCCAGCCGGTTGTTGACGCCTATCCCAACATGTGGCCGGAACTGCCGCCCAACCTGCAAATCGACCCGGCACATTACCAAGACGGACGAGAGCTGGCCGCCAACATCTGCAGGGGACTGGATTCAGCATTGAATTCGACCGTCCAGCCGGACTTGCTCCTGGGGCCGATGACGGTTGCCATGGACTTTTACCGAGACGTCAACGCCGCGTCACAGGATGGCGTGCTTGAGATTCTGTGGCTGGACGGCTTCAAGAAGCGGCTGTGGGCAAAGGCGCAGGCCGTGACGAGTGTTTTGCAAGCCCACAAATGGTCTGAAGTGGCCAAATTCTAA